A single region of the Raphanus sativus cultivar WK10039 chromosome 1, ASM80110v3, whole genome shotgun sequence genome encodes:
- the LOC108842763 gene encoding uncharacterized protein LOC108842763, with product MDSGAAVVIHFDHGGDRHISTLVMKGRYEEITYSRLVDRICKKMNIDVAATKLQLSYFPLVVDNNKRPSYILDDEDVLGYLMEVDKKNRRSVLHVELSEIVSENQSNEQFSMNEEIQNGGRANDGMVGVEELAIVPQKQSDGYEHEKSNEEVDEMDDREEMAAVTPAEEPVVNIEWDDGIDMSLHQEFATKDEVRDLVDKGVHSNCFEVDILKSNPNLYVLKCRGVGCRWYLRAAKLKKSDFFTIRTYRKMHTCSRGEGSITKRGKRGTPSMVASVVHADYPGQFKTPDPKTLISLVKNKLGVKVSYSTALRGKHQAVSDLRGNPEESFARLPSYLYMLEKMNPDTITRLVVDETNQFKYMFFALGACIEGFKAMRKVIIMDGTHLKGVYKGVLLIATAQDPDHHHYPLAFAVVDGEKNASWEWFLTTLKTLIPDDPQLVFCTDRNQSIIKKVHEVYPLAIHGYCNYHLSNNVSGACSNVNKKGVAKKFRKIAGIYSEIEFRNSYNDFRRTYPQAADYLDDSVHETKWARCKFPGERYNIDTTNTVESINGVLKEPRKYALLPMIDVVVGKIVEWFNKYRDLSLRVPERQILVPHVHGILHHNYPKAKKLEVRELNKFERHYNVIGKDGQGYFVDLSNRSCYCRCFDIDRYPCVHALAAIIARGEMAEHYCSRYYWMEQWTLAYYRTVYPVPHHSSWESYGIPEEIRSRVVFPPYVEKKKGRLQVTRFPSAGEYRRKKKKKYPPLVGENDGSDSDGSGSEESSSEGGGNEGGGNEENVE from the coding sequence ATGGATAGTGGTGCAGCTGTGGTGATACATTTTGATCATGGTGGAGACCGGCATATTTCTACATTAGTGATGAAAGGAAGATATGAGGAGATTACTTATTCTCGCTTGGTTGATAGAATATGCAAGAAAATGAATATTGATGTAGCTGCGACAAAGCTTCAACTGAGTTACTTTCCTCTGGTCGTGGATAATAATAAGAGGCCTTCCTATATTCtggatgatgaagatgtttTAGGATATTTAATGGAGGTAGATAAGAAAAACCGGCGTAGTGTCTTGCACGTGGAGCTTTCCGAAATTGTCTCAGAAAATCAGAGTAATGAGCAGTTCTCTATGAATGAGGAAATTCAGAATGGTGGCAGAGCTAATGATGGTATGGTTGGAGTTGAGGAGTTGGCAATTGTTCCTCAAAAACAATCAGATGGGTATGAGCATGAGAAAAGCAATGAAGAGGTTGATGAAATGGATGACAGAGAGGAGATGGCGGCTGTTACACCAGCTGAAGAACCAGTTGTCAATATTGAGTGGGATGATGGTATTGATATGAGTTTGCATCAAGAATTTGCGACTAAGGATGAAGTGAGGGATTTAGTGGACAAAGGAGTGCATTCGAATTGTTTTGAGGTTGATATATTGAAGTCGAATCCTAATCTGTATGTATTGAAATGTCGTGGAGTTGGATGCAGATGGTATTTACGAGCTGCAAAGCtgaaaaaatctgattttttcaCTATCAGAACGTATAGAAAGATGCATACATGTTCTCGGGGAGAGGGAAGCATAACCAAGAGGGGGAAAAGAGGCACACCAAGTATGGTCGCATCAGTGGTTCATGCAGATTATCCAGGCCAATTCAAGACTCCAGATCCAAAGACTCTCATAAGTTTGGTAAAGAACAAACTAGGTGTCAAGGTTTCATATTCTACGGCTTTGAGAGGGAAACACCAAGCTGTCAGTGATCTGCGTGGTAACCCTGAGGAGAGTTTTGCTAGACTCCCATCTTACTTGTACATGTTAGAAAAGATGAATCCTGATACCATCACACGGTTAGTAGTGGATGAGACGAACCAGTTCAAGTATATGTTCTTTGCGCTCGGAGCTTGCATTGAAGGGTTTAAGGCGATGAGGAAAGTGATAATaatggatggaactcacctgaAGGGTGTGTACAAAGGAGTGCTTCTCATTGCCACTGCTCAGGATCCAGACCATCATCATTATCCCCTCGCTTTTGCGGTAGTAGATGGTGAGAAAAATGCGAGCTGGGAGTGGTTTTTGACTACACTGAAAACTTTGATACCAGATGATCCTCAGCTGGTATTTTGTACTGATAGAAACCAAAGCATCATCAAGAAAGTACACGAGGTGTACCCATTGGCGATCCATGGATATTGCAATTATCACTTGTCTAATAATGTCAGCGGAGCATGCAGCAATGTCAACAAGAAAGGAGTTGCCAAAAAGTTTAGGAAAATTGCTGGTATATACTCAGAGATAGAGTTCAGAAATAGCTACAATGATTTCAGGAGAACGTATCCCCAAGCCGCTGACTATCTAGATGACAGTGTTCATGAGACAAAATGGGCAAGATGTAAATTTCCGGGAGAAAGGTACAACATAGATACAACCAACACAGTTGAATCTATCAATGGTGTTTTAAAGGAACCAAGGAAATATGCGTTGTTGCCAATGATTGATGTGGTGGTGGGGAAGATTGTAGAATGGTTTAACAAATATCGAGATTTATCTTTACGTGTACCAGAGAGGCAGATACTAGTACCGCACGTGCATGGGATATTGCATCACAATTATCCGAAGGCAAAAAAGCTAGAGGTGAGGGAGTTAAACAAATTTGAACGTCACTACAATGTGATTGGAAAGGACGGTCAAGGTTATTTTGTTGATTTGAGCAACAGAAGTTGCTACTGTAGGTGTTTTGATATTGACCGGTATCCTTGTGTGCATGCACTTGCTGCTATTATAGCACGTGGAGAAATGGCTGAACATTATTGTTCTAGGTATTACTGGATGGAGCAGTGGACTTTGGCATATTACAGGACAGTATATCCAGTGCCTCATCATTCATCATGGGAAAGTTACGGAATTCCTGAAGAAATCCGATCTCGGGTTGTCTTCCCTCCGTATGTGGAGAAAAAGAAAGGAAGACTACAAGTTACTAGATTCCCATCTGCAGGAGAATATCggaggaagaaaaagaagaagtacCCACCGTTGGTTGGTGAAAATGATGGAAGTGACAGTGATGGAAGTGGCAGCGAGGAAAGTAGCAGCGAGGGAGGTGGCAACGAGGGAGGTGGCAACGAGGAAAATGTTGAATGA
- the LOC130494609 gene encoding uncharacterized protein At3g43530-like, which translates to MSPKTRLAEMKEKEGVPEKVTDESPAKKKKSATESKKKAMAEAKKKDSTIEKRKAAVKKRREAMKRKRVAKKKSSEVEKKKRSETAEKRKRDSSADVGSSPSPTKRARNTASPPEHHGENSPTPSAELPSQVDIDGTPSQALPSQPQKSPIQAPTEADNPLQPPVSDTSRKSPSRHVNDNDEELRSNNRDSPPPEAAIDNEAQRMVGEESMAVEPMRPVGFFFQPSKYGTVCKLSSRCSQHDFLEKIDKFEESEKSWFKNHPQFKHLFHMDCCQYRKVQGLWMLLLRCMHTKKDRQAWFGVNGVPIRYSIREHALLSGLHCGTYPENYPSIEKMKFASKGRMKFATKHFKHLQKETTKKKGKKQGLRVTETDVLEKLLKMKAEEGSDERLKMAVLYFLTRVIRGRSRNGYFIEPFILQAVDDLDFCIKFPWGRYTFDDCMKEIFHFRDHFAMKELEDNMQWTFPGFINPLEILAFECIPVLRERFRDPDPNCLPDCPRMCKWKYKRTGTTGFPLEDIYQALGNTNVISSILVPQGNEVDLLYEIMDEGTLEDVELIDDSDKQDIAVDGWNRILVEPEGKIFWEDLFEMDVRTRWTRQQQSEPHRILEGHAEERVCEEPEVGGEPGPESVKELELRLNKRMDDGFALRDETIRLLAARVKELEQDKIQRENWSFQFGEYETGEASRGARRDNIGDYEYEKDGEVVAEKDGEKEGRDKDGEVMAEKDGDKEAEKDGDEQAEKDGEETEAEKEDKTEAEKDGENEGEIEAEKKDETETQK; encoded by the exons ATGTCACCAAAAACAAGACTCGCCGAGATGAAAGAGAAAGAAGGAGTGCCGGAGAAGGTGACGGACGAGTCGCCggcgaagaaaaaaaaatctgcgaCGGAGTCGAAGAAAAAAGCTATGGCGGAGGCAAAGAAGAAGGATTCCAccatagaaaaaagaaaagcagcggtgaaaaaaagaagagaggccatgaagaggaagagagtggcgaagaagaagagtagtgaagtggagaagaagaagaggagtgaAACCGCAGAGAAGAGGAAGCGAGACAGTAGTGCCGACGTTGGATCCTCACCGAGTCCAACGAAGAGGGCTCGGAACACCGCTTCTCCACCGGAACATCACGGCGAGAATTCCCCGACACCATCAGCAGAATTGCCTTCTCAGGTCGATATAGATGGTACACCAAGCCAAGCGCTTCCGAGTCAGCCACAGAAATCACCTATTCAGGCACCTACTGAGGCGGATAATCCACTACAACCTCCAGTTTCAGACACTTCCAGAAAGAGCCCTTCACGTCATGTAAACGACAACGATGAGGAGCTTAGATCGAACAACAGAGACTCACCCCCACCCGAGGCTGCCATTGACAATGAAGCGCAAAGAATG gttggAGAGGAGAGTATGGCCGTAGAACCAATGAGACCTGTTGGTTTTTTCTTTCAGCCGAGTAAGTATGGGACGGTTTGTAAGCTCTCCTCAAGGTGCAGCCAACACGATTTTCTCGAGAAAATTGATAAATTTGAGGAGTCAGAGAAGAGTTGGTTTAAGAATCACCCTCAGTTCAAGCATTTATTTCACATGGATTGTTGCCAATATAGAAAGGTTCAGGGACTGTGGATGTTGCTACTTCGTTGTATGCATACGAAAAAGGATCGACAAGCTTGGTTTGGAGTAAACGGTGTTCCAATTAGATACTCAATCAGAGAACATGCACTCCTCTCTGGTTTACACTGTGGAACATACCCTGAAAACTATCCGAGCATAGAGAAGATGAAGTTTGCGAGCAAAGGGAGGATGAAGTTTGCGACAAAGCATTTTAAGCACTTGCAGAAGGAGACTACAAAGAAGAAGGGGAAGAAACAGGGTCTGAGAGTGACAGAAACGGATGTCTTAGAGAAGCTTCTGAAGATGAAGGCTGAGGAGGGTAGTGATGAGCGTTTGAAGATGGCGGTTCTTTACTTTTTGACCAGAGTAATAAGAGGAAGGTCAAGAAATGGGTACTTCATTGAGCCTTTCATTCTCCAGGCAGTAGATGATCTGGATTTTTGCATTAAGTTTCCATGGGGCCGTTACACATTTGATGATTGCATGAAGGAGATTTTTCACTTCCGGGATCATTTTGCTATGAAAGAGCTCGAAGATAATATGCAGTGGACATTTCCTGGGTTTATTAACCCTTTGGAG ATATTGGCTTTTGAATGTATCCCTGTCCTTAGGGAACGTTTCAGAGATCCTGATCCAAACTGTCTCCCAGATTGCCCAAGAATGTGCAAATGGAAGTACAAGAGGACTGGGACAACAGGGTTTCCATTAGAGGATATTTATCAAGCGCTTGGAAACACAAAt GTGATTTCAAGTATCCTTGTACCACAAGGAAATGAAGTAGACCTCTTGTACGAAATCATGGATGAAGGGACTCTGGAAGACGTGGAGCTGATAGATGATTCGGATAAGCAAGACATAGCCGTTGACGGTTGGAACCGGATCCTTGTAGAACCTGAGGGAAAAATATTTTGGGAGGATCTGTTCGAGATGGATGTGAGGACCCGGTGGACCAGACAACAACAGTCTGAGCCTCATCGTATCTTAGAAGGACATGCGGAAGAAAGGGTTTGTGAGGAACCCGAGGTAGGGGGAGAGCCCGGTCCTGAGAGTGTAAAAGAGTTGGAGTTGAGATTGAACAAGAGAATGGACGACGGATTTGCATTGAGGGACGAAACAATTCGTCTTCTGGCagcaagagtaaaggagttggAACAAGACAAGATTCAAAGAGAAAATTGGTCATTCCAATTTGGTGAATATGAAACCGGTGAGGCTTCAAGAGGCGCAAGAAGAG ATAATATTGGCGATTATGAGTATGAGAAGGATGGTGAGGTAGTGGCCGAGAAAGATGGTGAGAAGGAGGGCAGAGACAAGGATGGTGAGGTAATGGCCGAGAAAGATGGTGATAAAGAGGCTGAGAAAGATGGTGATGAACAGGCTGAGAAAGATGGTGAGGAGACAGAGGCTGAGAAGGAGGACAAGACAGAAGCTGAAAAGGATGGTGAGAATGAGGGCGAGATAGAGGCTGAGAAGAAAGACGAGACAGAGACTCAGAAGTAG
- the LOC108858435 gene encoding protein SOSEKI 1, translated as MESSIGEAGEVRRVKLVYFLSSRSGQVDQPHLLSVHHISRNGVFLRDVKRWLAGVRGNAMPDQYCWSCKRRYKNGYVWQDLLDDDLITPISDNEYVLKGSEILLSTPKEEKKAWNARNGEIDAKENLLNPKLTSEMIHRESPVFRSQRSTATTSTLTDESTTNEEETILLKKPGLKKLSGDRDGSSNDTGSGRPSVSSTTTSSSFIKSKSHSSARVSQVIRNLIKCGGFDANDAVLVPLNKSASRGFGAAWEDERRFQYQQHNARKSFEGAWNAIKMKDTIEFCKPKVASSKPSMAPLCSHCGKSFKPEKMHSHMKLCLRMKSSLSKDDLMTGNNNIKPRQQRCRNIPGNPSGHQRVVRTTLKD; from the exons atggaaAGTAGTATCGGTGAAGCAGGAGAAGTGAGAAGAGTGAAATTAGTCTATTTCCTTAGCAGCCGTTCTGGTCAAGTTGACCAACCTCATCTCTTGTCTGTTCATCATATCTCCCGTAATGGTGTCTTCCTTCGAG ATGTGAAGCGATGGTTAGCGGGTGTACGAGGGAATGCGATGCCAGACCAATACTGTTGGTCGTGTAAACG GAGGTATAAGAATGGATATGTATGGCAAGATTTATTGGATGACGATCTTATTACTCCCATCTCCGATAATGAATACGTTCTCAAAGGATCTGAGATTCTTCTAAGCACTCCAAAGG AGGAAAAGAAAGCTTGGAATGCAAGAAACGGTGAAATCGACGCTAAAGAAAACCTACTGAATCCAAAACTAACGTCGGAGATGATCCACAGAGAGTCTCCAGTCTTCCGCTCTCAGAGATCGACGGCGACAACGTCGACGCTCACCGATGAATCCACCACAAACGAAGAAGAAACGATCCTTCTTAAGAAACCAGGTCTGAAAAAATTATCTGGCGATAGAGATGGGTCGAGTAACGATACAGGGTCGGGTCGACCCAGTGTATCGTCGACAACGACGTCTTCGAGTTTTATCAAGAGTAAGAGCCATTCGAGCGCGCGTGTCTCGCAAGTGATAAGGAACTTGATAAAGTGCGGTGGTTTTGACGCAAACGATGCCGTTTTGGTGCCTTTGAATAAGTCTGCGTCTAGGGGTTTTGGTGCGGCTTGGGAAGATGAACGCAGATTCCAATACCAACAGCACAATGCTCG aaAAAGCTTTGAAGGGGCATGGAATGCCATAAAGATGAAGGACACGATTGAATTTTGTAAACCAAAAGTGGCTTCAAGCAAGCCTTCTATGGCTCCACTATGCTC GCATTGTGGGAAGTCATTTAAACCCGAGAAGATGCATTCACACATGAAGTTGTGTCTAAGGATGAAGAGTTCATTGTCGAAGGATGATTTGATGACGGGAAATAATAACATTAAACCGAGGCAGCAACGCTGCAGAAACATTCCGGGAAATCCATCAGGACATCAACGTGTAGTGAGAACTACTCTCAAAGACTGA
- the LOC108806928 gene encoding cation/H(+) antiporter 23, chloroplastic, which yields MTSGLPNTTKPVYEIDVSRFGKIVCYDQSLLFEKREQKGWESGSTLASSLPFFITQLFVANLSYRVIYYLTRPLYLPPFVAQILCGLLFSPSVLGSTDFIVEHIFPYRFTMVLETFANLALVYNIFLLGLGMDLRMVRITEVKPVIIAFAGLFIALPVGVFLYSLPGNGHPDKIISGCVFWSLAMACTNFPDLARVLADLKLLRSDMGRTAMCAAIITDLCTWVLLVFAFASFTKAGTWNQMMPWVILTTFIFVLLCIYVIRPGITWIFAKTVKAGQVGDTHVWFILGGVVLCGLITDACGVHSITGAFLFGLSIPHDHIIRNMIEEKLHDFLSGILMPLFYIICGLRADISYMLKFTDKFMMVLVITSSFLVKIVTTVVVSLFMQMPTRDAFAIGALMNTKGTLSLVVLNAGRDTKALDSPMYTHMTIALLVMSLVVEPLLAVAYKPKKKLVHYKHRTVQKIKGETEFRVLACVHILPNVSGVTNLLQVSNPTKQSPLNVFAIHLVELTGRTTASLLIMNDENKPKANFSDRVRAESDQIAESFEAMEVNNDAMTVQTITAVSPYTTMHEDICALAEDKRVCFIILPYHKHLTPDGRMGEGNSSHADINQNVLNHAPCSVGILVDRGMAMVRSESLHGEVPKRGVAMLFVGGPDDREALSYAWRMVGQHQINLTVVRFVPGREALVSAGKVAAEYEREKQVDDECIYEFNFKTTNDSSVKYIEKVVNDGQDTISTIREMEDNNSYDLYVVGRGYNSDSPVTAGLNDWSSSPELGTIGDTLASSNFTMHASVLVIQQFSAVNRQAAAAATATTAVGAIAGGVGYNQEAIGSAPKTTHDAEPFMKSMYEDDGDDEEEEHHYGIHR from the exons ATGACTTCAGGACTCCCTAATACGACGAAGCCTGTCTATGAGATTGACGTATCACGTTTTGGAAAAATTGTGTGTTATGATCAATCTCTGCTCTTTGAGAAGAGAGAACAAAAGGGATGGGAGAGCGGAAGCACGCTCGCCTCTTCCTTGCCTTTCTTTATCACGCAGCTTTTTGTAGCCAACCTTAGCTACCGCGTCATCTACTATCTAACCAGACCACTTTATCTTCCTCCTTTTGTAGCTCAGATCCTC TGTGGGTTACTGTTTAGCCCAAGTGTGCTTGGGAGCACAGATTTTATAGTCGAGCATATATTCCCCTACAGATTCACAATGGTTCTTGAGACATTCGCAAACTTGGCTCTTGTCTACAACATTTTCCTCCTTGGTCTTGGGATGGATTTGAGGATGGTGCGAATCACTGAGGTCAAACCGGTAATCATTGCCTTTGCTGGACTTTTCATTGCCTTGCCCGTTGGTGTCTTCCTTTACAGCCTTCCTGGAAATGGCCACCCAGACAAGATCATCTCTGGTTGTGTCTTTTGGTCCCTTGCGATGGCCTGTACCAACTTCCCTGACCTCGCTAGGGTCCTTGCGGATCTCAAGCTGTTGCGGTCCGACATGGGACGTACGGCTATGTGTGCAGCCATTATCACTGATTTGTGCACTTGGGTTCTCCTTGTTTTCGCGTTCGCTTCTTTTACCAAAGCAG ggaCATGGAACCAAATGATGCCGTGGGTGATTCTCACCACTTTCATATTCGTCCTTCTTTGCATCTACGTGATCCGTCCCGGAATTACATGGAttttcgccaaaaccgtaaagGCAGGTCAAGTTGGAGACACCCACGTTTGGTTCATTTTAGGAGGCGTGGTCCTATGTGGGCTGATCACGGACGCATGTGGGGTCCACTCCATAACGGGGGCCTTCCTGTTCGGTCTCTCCATCCCGCACGACCACATCATACGTAACATGATTGAGGAGAAGCTTCATGACTTCCTCTCCGGAATACTCATGCCTCTCTTCTATATCATTTGTGGGTTACGAGCTGATATTAGCTACATGCTCAAGTTCACCGACAAGTTCATGATGGTTTTAGTCATTACCTCTTCCTTCTTAGTAAAGATCGTGACCACTGTTGTCGTCTCTTTATTCATGCAAATGCCTACTCGTGACGCTTTTGCTATCGGAGCTCTTATGAATACCAAGGGAACCTTATCACTTGTCGTCCTTAATGCTGGTCGTgataccaag GCACTGGATAGTCCAATGTACACTCATATGACAATCGCACTTCTAGTAATGTCACTAGTGGTGGAGCCACTTCTCGCAGTTGCATACAAGCCCAAGAAAAAACTGGTTCATTACAAGCACCGAACGGTCCAAAAGATCAAAGGAGAAACAGAGTTTCGCGTCTTAGCTTGCGTCCATATTCTCCCTAACGTCTCTGGTGTTACCAACCTCTTACAAGTCTCGAACCCCACCAAACAATCACCTCTCAATGTCTTCGCCATTCACCTCGTGGAGCTCACCGGTCGAACCACTGCCTCATTGCTAATCATGAACGACGAAAACAAGCCTAAAGCTAACTTCTCGGACAGAGTCAGAGCAGAGTCCGACCAGATAGCTGAGAGCTTCGAAGCTATGGAAGTGAACAACGACGCTATGACGGTTCAGACCATCACCGCAGTTTCTCCTTACACGACGATGCACGAAGACATATGCGCTTTAGCCGAGGACAAGCGAGTTTGTTTCATTATATTGCCTTACCACAAACATTTGACGCCAGACGGTCGGATGGGAGAAGGAAACTCGTCTCACGCCGACATTAACCAAAACGTTTTGAACCATGCGCCTTGCTCGGTCGGGATTTTAGTCGACCGTGGCATGGCCATGGTCCGGTCCGAGTCGTTACATGGCGAAGTCCCGAAAAGAGGAGTGGCAATGCTCTTCGTGGGAGGTCCAGACGACCGGGAGGCGTTATCGTACGCATGGAGGATGGTCGGCCAACACCAGATCAATCTCACCGTAGTAAGATTCGTCCCGGGACGCGAAGCTCTAGTCTCGGCCGGGAAAGTTGCGGCCGAGTACGAGAGGGAGAAACAAGTGGACGACGAGTGCATCTATGAGTTCAACTTCAAGACTACGAACGATTCTTCCGTGAAATACATCGAAAAAGTGGTTAATGATGGTCAAGACACGATATCTACGATCAGAGAAATGGAAGACAATAACTCGTATGATCTTTACGTTGTCGGAAGAGGGTACAACTCAGATTCTCCGGTGACCGCCGGTTTAAACGACTGGAGCAGTAGTCCTGAGCTAGGGACAATAGGAGACACATTAGCTTCGTCTAATTTCACAATGCATGCTTCGGTTTTAGTCATTCAACAATTCTCTGCCGTTAACAGACAAGCCGCAGCAGCAGCAACCGCAACAACTGCTGTTGGAGCGATCGCTGGAGGTGTCGGTTACAATCAAGAAGCTATTGGAAGTGCGCCAAAGACGACTCATGATGCTGAGCCATTTATGAAGTCTATGTACGAAGATGATGgggatgatgaagaagaggagcaCCACTATGGAATTCACAGGTAA